The Lycorma delicatula isolate Av1 chromosome 8, ASM4794821v1, whole genome shotgun sequence DNA segment CCAGTGGAACTACACCTTGAAATTGAAATTGCTTTTGAAGCAATCCGGCTATACTAGATGTCATTCCTCTGGGCTACCCATGGAATGTACAGCATCGGACTCATTGGTGTTTGCCGACTGgtagtttataattttagaacTTATTTATACTGTctttgagcaaaaaaaaaaactggactgTATTGTAACTTTTcctttgtattattgtaatactCACAATACACGTAATATAgagtgatttttaaatttgttctttcacaaatttatccattttgcataaaaataaaattgaaaaaaaaacaattacaccgtTATATTCAACAAAAAGTTATACTAAAAAACTCAAACATCGGTTACTTTCAATGAAACTAttcttttgaaaacttatatAAAGTCACCAGACGCACGCTTGTCATCGAAACTGAACTGACGTTCTCCATTACCCCAAGAGGCGTAATCCATTACGCCTCTTTTACACTGCTGAGAGCACGACGTGTTCATACCTATCATAAGCATGTTCTAACATGACGCTCTTATAGCGAATATTATACAAGCAGACCAAATTGCAAGGAGCACGTACACATCTAACTGAACCTGTAAATTGCTAATATTTGTGCACTACATACATGGTTGTTCATACGCATCGCTATCAACCCAGCTAAATAGATTAAACTAGGCTTCATTGGATTGGGGCTAGGGatcgtaaaatattcattattttttttattttttgggggtctTGGGGTTAAAAGGGTAATAATCTCTTGTGTAAGGCAACCGATCAGAAAAGTATCTTTAACTCAACGCCAATAATTGTGTTATAATAAATGTCGAATATCTGTTGCTACTTATGACTTCCTCTACTTTAATATTCCTCCTACGAAAGACATaaaatcttccttctattatataaatatttctttggtGCAATATATTTATAGTCCTATCTCAGGTAgaatttctttactaaaaatatatttacttacaatataaattacaaatttcttttaaatttaccgtAAACTAAACCTTTCTTAAGcttcatatttttctatttttgacttttatattttatattttatattttcagaaaatctagaacCAATTCATAAGATCCATTACCTACAGATGACATATTTTCATCGGGATTACCTATTTTCATCTAATGCATAGACGCAGGACTTCACCTGCTGCATAAATTAcgatattaagtaattaataattcttgttttCTTTGACCATTTCCTTCAACAAAAAGTACACTTCCTAATGATATTGAAAGTTTAAAGAGTACAAAAGTGTATTGTTTTAGTCAGAGGTCTAgagttatatgaaaaatttaaattgaaaaaatatttgaccTTTTTTTAAAGGGCAGATGTCGGTAAATATCAAAAGccaattttttaatctaactaTTTTCActcctttgaaaattaaaattctacctaaaattacatttttatttgcacCAAATTACAgctaattaaaatcttatttaaaaaaataagtggtaagcaaaaaatattaatttaaattaacagaaaaaaataattgtttaaattaaaaaacgtttcttccatttatttattttaattgatatttcttTTACAACCTCTAAAAGTAGTAGTAAAATATGTaaggataaaaatgtaaaatgatattcattttaacaatttctgcttacgttattacaaaaaaaaagttgtaaaagggAATGTTTGCTAATAAAGTCAAATTTTGCTTGTCATGCTTTTGTTGATCTTGATGTTTCATGGCCCTCTAACAAAAAAACACATTCTTAGTACTGAAAACTTTTGGAAGGATGTATGTTCgactggagtttttttttttttctataatacctCCAAACTCAGCAATTCGGATGAAATTTAGcttaattatttctgtatatagGTTATtgatacagtttaattttaataactagtcAAGATGGTAAAGAGTTACGGtaactatgaaaattttactaaagagTAAAacgtttctaaaattttataattttgcaacTCGCTAAcactttgccagattttttttacagttttgaactttttttttatatatattttatttttcttacttcgttgtttctttttaaaaacagagataaaatcatttttgtcgttaaatttccttttaatgaTATAACCTGTTTGAGTTCATTAGtacctttatttatttctgtaattttattattacagaattattattttaatattattatttctacaacaAAACTTTATATCACAAATTATCTTcttcatgtattttaaaatttatctcttttttacaagttttacattCTACATTTgcttttattactatattaaaaagtaCTGATTACTTTAcccaattcatttttttaaatttatcatttcagCTGAGATGGATTATAGATAACTCTTTCAAAATTCGGTAGGCTGAATAATTGATACTTTTTAATTTGAGTAATTCATActgattcaaacaaaattttgtggcaaaagtttatcaaaaaataagcTAGGCAATTAGAGTTAGTTAATTTGGTTCTAGAAGAAAGTATTAAAGATGAACAATccacacattttaatttttgttatgaatacaattttcttttgattttattagatatataaaagtaaaggaagaaacaaataattaagaatatgTAGTACTTAAAAGGAATAATATGGGTTAGGAgattaatatagattataaataaataaatacattaaacaagcCAAACGATTgaacacccaaaaaaaaaatattttttttaatcaatagccTTCTGTAAAATACTGTTGATCGAAAATTATTATAGGttttatcaaagataaaaaaaataattatattctaaatttaaaatagcccaccgggctggtcttcgactttctttttctgtttagcctccggaaccactgtaaaatattacttcagaagatatcTATGAATagagtgaagtgtagtcttttacagtctctggtcgactattcctgagatgcttggataattgaaaccaaaccaccaaagaaacgaccatgtattcaaatccgtataaaagcaacttgcctttattaggatttgaaccttagaaatctcgacttcgaaatcagctgattttcaatgaagagttcactactagaccaagcTGGTGGGCTAGTCTGGTTTTTAACTgtacaaatcagttgtttaacagctgattttcgaaatctaAGATTCCTAGTAAATCTTAGTAAATCCtactaaaatcttaaaaaatccttactaaatcctagtaaaatttagttatttttatatgaatttgaagactagtcagtggataccggtgaactttggtggttagggttcaattaatcatacgtCTTAGGAAGATCGAgttgagtctatacaagactacaactcATTTATGTGTCAATCATCTCATTGAGCCGCGattggggttgcttattgttcactagttgattgcaacatacacattaggaaagtaaaaaaaagattacataaacagctgttttttattttatagaaacgaatTTTATCTATTGTATCTATAAACCGATAAATAGTTTGAGGCTAGTCAGATCAGTTGAGttttatacagataatttttggATATCTTGTTACTATATTGTAGTTAGATTCAGTAAACAATATACCACAATGGCCTGGCGATTTATGAAACTACTATCTGAATAAACAAAGCTGAAGTAGATATCTATAGAAATCAATCAAAAATTTGTACACATTTTGTTATCGTAAAGcactaaagtaaaaataaatatatttttttattttctaaatttaatttttggcataagATTTGTTGCGATAAcggacttttattaaaatatccttcataattttacaattttacaacttGAGAAAATTCTTtgcatttttatatgtaatattaatctacctttacatttaaattcttattaccttcatttttgttttaaagtgtttaattcatattatataatcaaaattttataataaaatgtcccacataagacataaaaaattgtttgaacgTACATAAACTACTCAAAGAATtttgaattaagtaaaattataatttatgatattgattttaattatagtgGTTATCCTTACAATCAATATAATAGTGCAAAAATTTTTCAGTTGATCTCAACGTTATCATAGTCTTCAAAACCGGAAGAAATACTCATTTCATCCTCACTAGATTCATCCGATGATGTTTGTTGATTCGAAGGAAAGTTTTCATTGTAGATCTTTTCTGCTTTTCTAACAGCCTCTTTTACTTCATCTTCAgataaatttattccaaaatttaaaagtatttttttccaaTCAGAAGTACCAATTCTACCACTACTATTAGAATCTAATACTCTTAATAAATCACcatgttttttaattgatatttttcctGATCTTTTCATGGCTGATAAAAAACCATCGAGTGTTACATTACCGTTAACATCAGCATTCATTTCGGATAATATCACTCTAAATTCAGGTCCGGTTGAATCTAAACCTAAAAAATTCTCAAATGCACTTTCCAGTTGTTCTCTTTTGACTATACCATCGGAATCATCATCTAAAACTGAAAATgctaatctgtatttattttcaaaatcttcgTCATCATCATCGTCGTCATCaacattattaaaacaatgattatctaaaaaaaaatcatcacctTTACCTTTAATTGAATCTTCATTAttagtcattttaatattatttatcacaatTTCAATTTAGGTTAAGTAAATTTAagaagaatttaaacaaaatatatttttaaaaatgagtaaaaacagtatttaaaaaaacattattttctttacacattGAAACcatggtaattaaaatatatatatatacatttcattcttatttatttttgcatcgTAAACGAGGTTATTTCCACCAAAATGAAAGAGGTGTTTCCAACAAGAAATTTTGTAGTAGGCTAACATCCAGTGTTATCTATTCTAGTTATACGAATGTGTAATTTGTGAAATGTTATATGAACATgcattgacaaaattaatttttagatcttATGCTATGTCTATTACCAATATGTTTTaccctatatatagaaatatatacaaCCACATGTGGCTTCCGAGATTCTAGAAAAGAGAatggttaatatttttctatattgtatACGATTCGCCGAATATCACATATATGGTTGGATTTTTCACCCATAATCTAGTGATGCTGCAATTCGTTTGAATTCCATAAGGTACGCCAACGCACGTTTCTTACGAGATTGAAACTAACCGAATCGGAAGTACTTTactataatgtattatttcactAAGAACTACGTAAATGCTAGGGTATTTATGATGTACGAAGATGttgtaaaatatcttaaaatattttcataaagaaataaatattttttataaaaaaagaatagatatcttattaaaatattttttatatagaaaaagtaatatattttccaGTAAAAACGTTTCATCTATTAACGAACCCTTTTATAGATTACATATTGTTGGATATATGAGtgtatcttacaattttttaaattaaaatttacatctaaattatGAAACAGCAGTGttgttaaagatatttaataccCTAAGATTGTAATTCCATACGTTCAAGTTGTTTGCATATATATAGAGATATTTGAGTGGCAACCGCCAGGGAGGTAGAAGTATTTTAACAGCCAGGCGGTAAGGCAAGATGGAGTACCCACGTCCTAGTGACCAGGAGCGGGGGTACGGAAATTGGGAATAAAGAAGGGGATACAAggaatgtatattaaaaaaaaacaacgaaacgTGGTCGTCGtgtagggccagggaggcagcctctatacCTAGGATGTTCGGGCCTATTCACGtgcaagagtgggtgggtcggagctccccgatgatagAATAGGGAACCCTAgaggtgtgcatggggggacgcATAACTGTAAAGTGTCTGGATCAGGTAAGATAGGGACGGGAAGGAAGCTCCCCTGTGGAGAAacattctgatcaccggaagaggtgattagtatgttttcgaggaggcacgggaGACCCCGATGGGAAGTCCGACTTCGGACGAGCTttggagggcagactgcgctgccacgACACACTGAGGCGaatgtgttaagctttttagcatGGGTTGGTTGACTTAggagatgtttaaaaaatataccctAAGGGATATTGTATTTTCATCAgtagatataagaaaaaatgaataaaatgaaactaatcaTTTGTCAAACACAAGAATTCTTTCACT contains these protein-coding regions:
- the LOC142329485 gene encoding neo-calmodulin-like, which produces MTNNEDSIKGKGDDFFLDNHCFNNVDDDDDDDEDFENKYRLAFSVLDDDSDGIVKREQLESAFENFLGLDSTGPEFRVILSEMNADVNGNVTLDGFLSAMKRSGKISIKKHGDLLRVLDSNSSGRIGTSDWKKILLNFGINLSEDEVKEAVRKAEKISSELLSLEVL